The Borrelia hispanica CRI genome includes a window with the following:
- a CDS encoding DUF1322 family protein, whose protein sequence is MRINKRGDILQEITNSYFKFLENVKKDKYHFPVMMGICSFNEVKTLNYKDLMEVNKISDLKLQMKIYEMSLSRGIL, encoded by the coding sequence ATGAGAATAAATAAAAGAGGTGATATTCTTCAAGAAATAACAAATTCATATTTTAAATTCCTTGAGAATGTAAAAAAAGATAAATATCACTTCCCCGTTATGATGGGTATTTGTAGCTTTAATGAAGTAAAAACACTGAATTATAAAGATTTAATGGAAGTTAATAAAATATCAGATTTAAAACTTCAAATGAAGATATATGAGATGTCTCTATCTAGAGGAATATTATGA
- a CDS encoding DUF1473 family protein gives MIQLYKMNILTKKETHTFDVKVLPVYQWDSILGFSQNYGIDKLNNIDYLRTITNIMIKPDFLDKFYFILDDNRKYISYYKDYLIAILYSIQFDTFNLEEDFKKPSLIYLSHYLNTDGGFVKFDYIDDSWNYEQIIQNLDSQKTEF, from the coding sequence ATGATTCAGCTTTATAAAATGAATATTTTAACTAAAAAGGAAACACACACATTCGATGTAAAAGTATTACCAGTTTATCAATGGGATTCTATATTAGGTTTTTCACAAAATTATGGTATTGATAAACTCAATAATATTGATTATCTCAGGACAATAACAAACATTATGATCAAACCTGATTTTTTAGACAAATTTTACTTCATTTTAGATGACAATAGAAAATATATTTCTTACTACAAGGATTATCTTATTGCAATACTTTATTCAATTCAATTTGATACATTTAACTTAGAAGAAGACTTTAAGAAACCAAGTCTTATTTACTTAAGTCATTATCTGAATACTGATGGTGGATTTGTAAAATTTGACTATATTGACGATAGTTGGAATTATGAACAAATAATACAAAATCTCGATTCACAAAAAACAGAATTTTAA